The DNA window GCCGTCCAGTAGGGGTAAACCAGGGCTGTCTCGCCCCTCGTTTCGCTGAAGTCAGGGGTGATGGAGTAGGTCAGCTGATTACGGCGCCTACTCCGGTCGCCGTCCTGTAAATGCAAAACCCCCGGGCCGCCCCGGGGATTCTTTCGCTGCTCGCTTCGCTCGGCCCTGCGGGCGGCGATTACCTGTTCATGATATGGATCGCCTGCTTGTGCACGGCCTCGGCGGCCTCCAGCACGCTCTCGCCCAGGGTCGGGTGGGCGTGGATGGTCAGGGCGATGTCGCTGGCGGTCGCGGCCATCTCCAGGGCCAGGCCGGCTTCACCCAGCAGGTCGCTGGCGTGCGGCCCGACGATGTGCACGCCCAGCAGCAGGTCGGTGTCCTTCTCCACAACCATCTTCACGAAGCCGTCGGTCTGTTGCAGGGTCATGGCGCGCCCCGAGGCCGACAGGGGAAACACGCCGGTCTTGACCGCATAGCCTTTGTCCTTGGCTTCCTGTTCGGTGAGGCCGACCCACGCGAGTTCCGGGCTGGTGTACACGACGCCGGGAATGGCGACGGCGTCCTGCTCGGCGGGTTTGCCGGCGATGACCTCGGCGGCGACCAGGCCCTCTTTCATGGCCTTGTGCGCCAGCATGGGATTGCCGGCCACATCACCGATCGAGTAGATGTGCGGGATGTTCGTGCGCTGCCTGGTGTCGGCGGGAATAAACCCGCGCTCGGTCACGGTCACGCCGGCGGCCTGGGCGTTCAGGCCGTCCGTGCGGGGACGCCGACCCACCGCGACCAGCACGCGGTCGAAGACTTCCGTGGTCTTCTCGCCGGTCTTGACGTTCTCCAGCTCGACGTGAATGCCGTCCGCTTTCTTCTCGGCCCGGTTCGCCTTGGTCTGCACGGCGATCTCGATGCCCTGCTTGGTCATGGCCTTCTGGAATTCCTTCACGGCGTCGGCGTCGGCGCCGGGGATGATGTTCGGCAGGAACTCGATCACCTTCACCTTGCTGCCCATGTTCGTGTACACGTGCGCGAACTCGAAGCCGATCACGCCGCCGCCCACGCACAGCATCCGCGCGGGCACCGGGTCCGGCATGACCAGCGCGCCCGTGGAGTCCACGATGCCCACCTGATCCACTTCCAGGCCCGGCAGTTTGGCGGGTTCGGAGCCGGTGGCGATCATGATGTTCGCGGCCGTGACCGTCTTGTCGCCCACCTTCACGGTGTGGTCGTCCACGAAGCTGGCCTGCCCGATCAGCTGCGTGACCTTGTTCGCCTTGAACAGGCTGCTCACGCCGCCCGTGAGCTTCTTGACGATGCCGTCCTTCCAGCCGTTCAGCTTGGCGATGTCGAGGTTCTGGTTGCCGAAGGTCAGGCCGAAGTCGGCGGCGTGCCGTGCGGCCGCGATCTGCTCACCGGCGTGCAGCAGCGCCTTGGTGGGAATGCAGCCCACGTTCAGGCACACGCCGCCCACGGCCTCGCGCTCGGCGCAGGCGACCTTCAGGCCCAGCTGCGCGGCGCGGATCGCGGCGTGGTAGCCGCCGGGGCCCGCACCGATCACGAGCACGTCGTAGTCATAGGATTTCGTCATGCCGGCAGTCTACCGCCGGCCCCCTCGGGCCGTCACTGACTCGCCGCCATAGCTGGACGCGCACGATTCACAAGTGGGGCTGGTGAGTGGCCGGTTGTCCAGAGCGCTGGTGTGGTCACGCACTGGTCACGACCTCCTGCCTACCGTGCGACGTACTGGCTGGGACAGCCGGTAAGGAGGGCGGCATGGAACGGTGGGTGTGGGGACTTCTCAGTGTGGGAGTGGCGGTGGTGGCCCTGTGGGTGGCGGCCACGAGCTCCACCCTGCGCGCCTACGGCCTGAATCCGGAACCGGGCGTGCGTGCGGTGGTGGTGCGTGTGGACAACGTGTCGAGCACGGGCTTGGTGGCAGTCGTGTCCACGGTGGGTACCCAGGCGCAGCTGATCGCGGATTTTGACCAGAAGAACAGTGGCGGGGCGGCCAGGGATGTCACCCTGCGCCCGGTGCAGCTGTGGCAGAGCTGGCGTCCTGCCGACTGGCTGCAGCCGTCGCCGCAGGTCTGCACGTACACGTTGCAGCTCGGCAGCGACCTGAAGGAGCACGCCGCCATGTTCGACGAGGGCAGTCTGCTGTGGGTGAAGATTCCTCCGGCCCGCATCAACAGCTGTGACAACGACGCCAGTTCCGCCGCCGTCAGCGGGAACACGCCCATTCCGGTAACGGTGGCCGATGTGGGGCCTGTCGCGGTGTTCTCCGGGAACCTGCCGCGCGTGCTGATCCTGCTGCTGACCTTCGCGTGGCTGCTGTTCCTGATCCAGGCGATGGTGCCCGGCGGGCGCTTCACGGGCCTGAAGCGTCTGCTGGTGGGCAAGGACAACCGCTACAGCAACGCGCAGTTCCAGATGTTCGCGTGGTTCCTGGTGTTCATCGGCGGGTATGTCAGCACCCTGGTGTGGCGGATCGCCAGCGGGAACCTGCAGCTGGCCGTGGGCATCGCCTCTCCCACCACCCTGCTTGCGCTGACTGGCCTGGCCGCCGGTACCTACGGCCTGGCGACCGTGATCACCGCTGCCAACGCGGACTCGGGCCAATCGGTGAAGCCGCCCGCCGACGCGCCGCGCGTGGAGAACCTGTATACGGACGACGCCGGGCGCTTCGACTTCGGGGATTTCCAGTCGCTGGTCGTGACCCTCGTGGCGGTCGTCGGGTACCTGATCGCCCTGGCCGGGTGGCAGGAGACCGTGTTCCTGGGCAGCGAGACGACCCTGCCGGACGTGGGCGCGACGATCCTCACCATCTTCGGCGCGGGGCAGGCCACGTACCTGCTGAAAAAGGGACTGCGAACCGATGCGGTACACGACCTCGGCGTGACCCTGCAGCCGGACACCGTGACCCTGGACGCAGGTCGTGTGCACCCCGGTGCCCTGCTGCTCGACGTGTGGCACGCCGCAGCCGTGACCGTGACTGATCTGGCGGTCAGCCGTCAGCCGGCGGTGCCCGGGGGCGCGGGGACCGTGAGCGTGCCGGCCGTGGGCGCGGGCACGCGGATCACGGCCCAGCGCGACCAGTACCCGGTCACGGTGGACACCACCGCCCTCGCTCGCGGCGAGTACACCTTCGAACTCAGCGTCGGCACGGCCACCCTCACGCAGACGGTCGTGGGGCAGTTCCGGGTGGCGTGACCGGCCGCACGCCACGGACTGGCCTGCCGTGGTCCGCAGTGCTCGTCAACTCCACCCATCACAGCGCGCCGCCAGGCCCCGCCCTATCTTGTGGGCATGACCGCGCCCGAGCCGACTGCCCCCCAGAGCGGGCCACATATCCACACGCCGGACGGCTCCTGCTGCGCGCCCACGACGGCACCCGGCGGAAGCGTGCCCACCAGGTTCGCGCACCTGCACCAGCACACCCAGTACTCGCTGCTGGACGGCGCGGCCAAGCTGAAAGACCTGCTGAAATGGGCCAAGGAAGTCACGCCCGAGGGCTGCACGCCCGCCCTGGCCATGACGGACCACGGCAACATGCACGGC is part of the Deinococcus metalli genome and encodes:
- the lpdA gene encoding dihydrolipoyl dehydrogenase; the protein is MTKSYDYDVLVIGAGPGGYHAAIRAAQLGLKVACAEREAVGGVCLNVGCIPTKALLHAGEQIAAARHAADFGLTFGNQNLDIAKLNGWKDGIVKKLTGGVSSLFKANKVTQLIGQASFVDDHTVKVGDKTVTAANIMIATGSEPAKLPGLEVDQVGIVDSTGALVMPDPVPARMLCVGGGVIGFEFAHVYTNMGSKVKVIEFLPNIIPGADADAVKEFQKAMTKQGIEIAVQTKANRAEKKADGIHVELENVKTGEKTTEVFDRVLVAVGRRPRTDGLNAQAAGVTVTERGFIPADTRQRTNIPHIYSIGDVAGNPMLAHKAMKEGLVAAEVIAGKPAEQDAVAIPGVVYTSPELAWVGLTEQEAKDKGYAVKTGVFPLSASGRAMTLQQTDGFVKMVVEKDTDLLLGVHIVGPHASDLLGEAGLALEMAATASDIALTIHAHPTLGESVLEAAEAVHKQAIHIMNR